The Microbacterium paraoxydans genome includes a window with the following:
- a CDS encoding YegS/Rv2252/BmrU family lipid kinase encodes MGHIAVLSNPLSGKGRGQRVADDALAHLRRRGADVRVYAGRSAADTRRLAAVALDAGPDGLVVVGGDGTLSGILEVVCAAGVPVTVVPAGTGNDLARALGLPRADVSEAVELALTGVPRAIDIGEVRTATGTSLFLTVAALGFDARVSDRTNRLRWPSGALRYYLALLVELVRLRPFDFTIRVDDGPETAAPGTLVAVGNTASYGGGMPVCIGAAPDDGVLDIVAVGPLGRLRLVRLFPLLLRGTHLARREVRHVRARTVTVAAPGLVAYADGERVGEETCTISIRAGALTVMTRVERRDAHVR; translated from the coding sequence ATGGGGCACATCGCGGTGCTGTCGAACCCGCTGTCCGGCAAGGGCCGCGGGCAGCGGGTCGCGGACGACGCGCTCGCTCACCTCCGACGGCGCGGGGCGGACGTGCGCGTGTACGCCGGGCGTTCGGCTGCCGACACGAGGCGGCTGGCCGCGGTGGCCCTGGACGCGGGACCGGACGGACTCGTCGTCGTGGGCGGCGACGGCACCCTCTCGGGCATCCTCGAGGTCGTGTGTGCGGCGGGTGTCCCGGTGACGGTGGTTCCCGCCGGCACGGGGAACGATCTGGCGCGCGCGCTCGGGCTGCCGCGCGCGGACGTGTCGGAGGCCGTGGAACTCGCGCTGACCGGCGTGCCCCGTGCCATCGACATCGGCGAGGTGCGGACCGCGACGGGCACCTCGCTGTTCCTCACGGTGGCGGCGCTGGGCTTCGATGCCCGGGTGAGCGATCGCACCAACCGCCTCCGCTGGCCCTCCGGCGCGTTGCGGTACTACCTCGCGCTGCTGGTCGAGCTCGTCCGGCTGCGTCCGTTCGACTTCACGATCCGCGTCGATGACGGCCCGGAGACGGCGGCACCCGGCACGCTCGTCGCGGTCGGGAACACCGCGAGCTACGGCGGGGGTATGCCGGTGTGCATCGGCGCCGCCCCGGACGACGGCGTCCTCGACATCGTCGCCGTGGGTCCCCTCGGCCGCCTCCGCCTGGTGCGACTGTTCCCGCTCCTCCTGCGCGGGACGCACCTGGCGCGCCGGGAGGTGCGGCACGTCCGGGCCCGCACGGTCACCGTCGCCGCCCCGGGTCTCGTGGCCTACGCGGACGGCGAGCGTGTCGGCGAGGAGACCTGCACGATCTCGATCCGCGCGGGCGCGCTGACCGTCATGACCCGGGTGGAGCGGAGGGACGCGCATGTTCGATGA
- a CDS encoding GMC oxidoreductase, whose translation MFDEDVVIVGSGFGGSVAAFRLTEKGYRVRVFEAGRRFADEDFAKTSWDVRRYLWVPALGCFGVQRIHRLPHVMILAGAGVGGGSLNYANTLYEPGAAFFADPQWASIRDWRTALAPHYATARRMLGVVDRYPHDGPVERIMAGAAEDLGVGATFRRAPVGVWFGEPGKRVADPFFGGEGPERTGCTLCGNCMVGCRVGAKNTLVKNYLALAERRGAVIEPLRTVTEVRELPDGGFSVTTRRSGAWFRRREQTVIAREVVLAAGTWGTQQLLHRMKASGALPRISDAVGRLTRTNSEALDGAVAVRVPERVELARGVAITTSFHVDDRTHVENVRYGPGSNLMGALATVLVPGDRALPGRLAALAGQVLRRPVQALRLASLRRWSERGIIALVMQTADNSLTLSLRRRLGRTRLTSAQGHGAPNPSHLPEAHRAARAIAARLQREGGVPTAARGSWPEVFGIPLTAHFLGGAVISGAPEEGVVDEYQRVWGHPGLHVVDGAAVPANPGVNPSLTITALAEHALSHWPRNGEPDTRPTPRTTQGATPTARPPAES comes from the coding sequence ATGTTCGATGAGGACGTCGTCATCGTCGGTTCGGGCTTCGGCGGCTCCGTCGCGGCCTTCCGGCTCACGGAGAAGGGCTACCGCGTCCGCGTGTTCGAGGCCGGGCGGCGATTCGCCGACGAGGACTTCGCGAAGACCAGCTGGGACGTGCGTCGCTACCTCTGGGTCCCGGCGCTCGGGTGCTTCGGGGTGCAGCGCATCCATCGGCTTCCGCACGTCATGATCCTCGCCGGTGCGGGAGTGGGCGGGGGGTCGCTCAACTACGCCAACACGCTGTACGAACCGGGCGCGGCGTTCTTCGCCGACCCGCAGTGGGCATCGATCCGGGACTGGCGCACCGCGCTCGCCCCGCACTATGCCACAGCCCGGCGCATGCTCGGCGTGGTGGACCGCTATCCGCACGACGGACCGGTCGAGCGGATCATGGCCGGAGCCGCCGAGGACCTCGGGGTGGGCGCGACGTTCCGCCGCGCACCCGTCGGCGTGTGGTTCGGGGAACCGGGGAAGCGGGTCGCTGATCCGTTCTTCGGCGGGGAGGGCCCCGAGCGCACAGGCTGCACGCTCTGTGGGAACTGCATGGTCGGCTGCCGCGTCGGCGCGAAGAACACCCTCGTGAAGAACTACCTCGCCCTGGCCGAGCGCCGCGGGGCGGTCATCGAGCCGCTGCGCACCGTCACCGAGGTGCGCGAGCTGCCGGACGGCGGCTTCTCGGTCACGACACGACGCAGTGGTGCCTGGTTCCGGCGGCGTGAGCAGACCGTCATCGCACGAGAGGTCGTGCTGGCGGCGGGGACCTGGGGCACCCAGCAGCTCCTCCATCGGATGAAGGCGTCGGGCGCGCTTCCGCGGATCTCCGACGCCGTGGGCCGGCTCACCCGGACGAACTCGGAGGCCTTGGACGGCGCCGTCGCCGTCCGGGTGCCGGAGCGGGTGGAGCTGGCGCGGGGCGTGGCGATCACCACCTCATTCCACGTGGACGACCGCACCCATGTCGAGAACGTCCGCTACGGTCCGGGATCCAACCTCATGGGCGCTCTCGCCACCGTGCTGGTCCCCGGCGACCGCGCCCTGCCGGGCCGCCTCGCCGCACTCGCGGGGCAGGTGCTGCGCCGACCCGTGCAGGCCCTCCGCCTCGCCTCCCTCCGGCGCTGGAGCGAACGGGGGATCATCGCGCTCGTCATGCAGACCGCCGACAACTCGCTCACCCTGTCCCTGCGGCGTCGCCTCGGCCGGACGCGGCTCACGAGTGCCCAGGGGCATGGCGCGCCGAACCCCAGTCACCTGCCCGAGGCGCATCGCGCCGCCCGAGCCATCGCCGCGCGTCTGCAGCGTGAGGGCGGGGTGCCCACGGCGGCGCGCGGCTCCTGGCCCGAGGTCTTCGGAATCCCGCTCACCGCGCACTTCCTCGGGGGAGCGGTGATCTCCGGTGCACCGGAGGAGGGTGTCGTGGACGAGTATCAGCGCGTCTGGGGGCACCCCGGGCTGCACGTCGTCGACGGCGCCGCTGTGCCCGCGAATCCGGGGGTGAACCCGTCCCTGACCATCACCGCCCTCGCGGAGCACGCGCTGTCGCACTGGCCGCGCAACGGCGAGCCGGATACCCGTCCGACGCCGCGGACGACACAGGGGGCCACGCCCACGGCGCGACCCCCTGCGGAGAGCTGA